The sequence CCCCTCACGAGTTCGAATCTCGTATCCTCCGCCAGTGCCTCACCGGGCACTAACGCGAAGGGCCCCACCGCTCGCGGTGGGGCCCTTCGCGTTTTCCGTCTCAGTCGGACTCTCCGTCGGCTTCGGAAGCTCCGGCAGATCCGGGCGGCGCCCGGAGCGCGTCTCCGACTTGTTCGGCCACCTTGCGCGGCACGGTCCCCGTCATATGCACGTACCGAGCGCGTATACGGGCCGCTCCCCGGGCTCCCGTCCCATGATCGAGGGCATCTGCATCCCAGGGCGGTGCCACCTTGCGAGATATACTTGGTTCCACATTTGATATCAGGGAGGCGACATGAGTCGGACGGTCATCGACCTGGACGACGAGCTGGTCGCGGACGTGGCGAAGGCTCTCGGGACGAGCACCAAGAAGGAGACCGTCAACACCGCTCTTCGCGAGGTGCTGGAGAACCGGCGTCGTGCCCTCGCTCTCACCCGGCTGCGGGCCGCGGCCGACGACGGCGCGTTCGATCTGGAGCTGTTCGAGAGCAAGGAGAACTACCGTCGGTGAACGCGGCCCAGTTCCTGATCGACACCAGCGCGCTCGCGCGGTTCATGCGCGGGGACGCGGAGCAGTACGGCTGGGACCAGGCCGCCGCGGCCGGACTCATCGCGACCTGTCCTGTCACCGAGCTCGAGTTCTTCTACAGCGCCCGGTCGGCCGCCGACCGGGCTCGCGGCATCGAGGACATGCGGCTGATCTTCGGCTGGGTTCCCGTCGACGACCGCGCCTACGACCGCGCCTGGGATGTGCAGGAAGCCCTCACCAGGCAGGGGAG is a genomic window of Streptomyces sp. NBC_00414 containing:
- a CDS encoding type II toxin-antitoxin system VapB family antitoxin; the encoded protein is MSRTVIDLDDELVADVAKALGTSTKKETVNTALREVLENRRRALALTRLRAAADDGAFDLELFESKENYRR
- a CDS encoding PIN domain nuclease; this translates as MNAAQFLIDTSALARFMRGDAEQYGWDQAAAAGLIATCPVTELEFFYSARSAADRARGIEDMRLIFGWVPVDDRAYDRAWDVQEALTRQGRHRSAGAVDLVVAATAELQGLTLLHRDHDFECIAAVTGQALQWYGPEHGK